The window CTTGCCGGTTATGCTTTGTCAAGGCTCCTTCCAGCTAGCTGGGCTAGCGCATTGCTCATGTTCTTCCTGGCGACTCTTATGATACCTCCTCTGGTGCTCTTTCTCCCGCTATTCTTAATCATGAAAGAATTTCCTTTTAGCCAGTTCTTTGGGATTCCTTTTCCCCATGCAAATCTTACGAACACATATCTTGGCGTGATTCTTCCTCACACTGCGTGGGGATTTGCGATCTACCTGTTCAAGGGATTTTTTGATCAGATACCGAAAGATCTGCTAGAGGCTGCGCGGATCGATGGGGCTTCTGAGTGGACGGTATTCTCCAGGATAGTTATACCGCTTTCGAAATCAGTCTATGGCGCGCTGGCCCTTTTCACATTCCTTGCCGTCTGGAATGACTTCCTCTGGCCTTTCCTGGTGAATACCGAAAGAAGCATGTGGACATTTACCGTCGCCCTGTTTCAGGCACAGGTGCAGCTAAGCTATCCGAACCAAAGCATGGCCAGCTCTTTCATTGCCTCAGTGCCAACCCTCTTGATGTTCATCTTGTTGCAGAGATCTATTGAAAGAGGAGTGGTGCTTACAGGGCTTAAGAGTTGAATGGCGGGGGAAGGTCGCAAGGCCTATGCCTTGCCCTTTTCATCTTGGTTTTATGCGCCCGTTGTCTATCTCTCTCAAATAAGCTATCCTATTATCGATAGAAACTATAAAAAATCCGGCGCGACAACCGCGACAACCTTCAAAAGGGAAGGGGTTATGGCAATCTTTGGAGATCGGTGAGATCATATCAGTGGCGCAGAAGGCCCAGGCTGAGCTAATCGTAAAGAAGTCAAGGTTCATCGGCCAGGTCGCCCCTGTCTCTGGAGAAGGAGAGGCCTGTGATTTCATTGAAGATATAAGGTCCCAGCACAAGGGTGCCAACCATAATGTCTTTGCCTATAGGATAGGACCTGGAGCTGAAATTGAAAGATGCAGCGATGATGGTGAACCAGCGGGCACGGCTGGCCGGCCTGTTCTCGATGTGCTCAAGCGTAACAATATTACGAATGCGGTCATTGTAGTTACAAGGTATTTCGGGGGGATACCTCTTGGCGCGCCGGGGCTCGTCAGGGCATATAGCCAGTGCGCTCGTATGGGCATAGAGGCCGCGGGAATTAGGAGAAGGTCTCTTCATGATATTTTGGCGATCCGTGTTGATTATGAATGGCTTGGGAAAGCCCGTCATTTGATTGAGACGTCTGGGGGGGTTATCCGTGATGCCCACTATACTGATGCAGTTGAGCTGGTGGCGGAGTCTCCCAAAGGCGATACAGAGCGTATTGTCTCGGGTTTGAGGGATCTCACAGGTGGCAGGGCAGAGATCCATTTTAAAGGAGTCGCATTTCTTTAAAGGAGGAATTATTGGCGTCATCTCGAATACTTTAATGCCGGGTACTGACACATCCTATATGGCGCAGGATCTGTGATTGGGACTGGAGTAGATGGAGAAGTCCCACTCGATAGGTATGTTTTATGCCTCTCGGGTGGGAGTTTGTTTTTATATGGGGTTATTGGGCAAATAGATCGCTAGCGGTTTTATCTTTCTCAACGTGGGGGGTGCGCTCTTCGTGGAAGCCAAATATGTAATGGCTCTTGACCAGGGAACAACAAGTTCCCGGGCTATCATCTTCGACAGGGATGGGAATATAATCGGCATGGCAAATGATGAATTTGAGCAGATTTATCCCAGACCTAGCTGGGTGGAGCATCGTCCTCTGGATATTTGGAACTCGCAGGTAAGCGTGGCCAGGAAGGCCATTGACCAGGCTCACATAGCTCCAAGCGATATCGCAGCCATTGGCATCGCCAATCAGAGAGAGACTGCCATCGTGTGGGAAAGAGAAACGGGTGAACCTCTCCACAACGCTATAGTATGGCAGTGTCGCCGCACAGCCTCCATCTGCGATGAATTGAAGCAGAAGGGATGGTCGGAGAGAATACAGCAGAAGACAGGGCTTGTTATCGACGCATATTTCTCCGCCACCAAGCTCAAGTGGCTCCTTGACACTATGCCGGGGCTGCGGAAACGGGCTGAAAAAGGTGAGGTTCTCTTCGGGAATGTGGATACCTGGCTCATCTGGAAACTCACGGGCGGCAGAGTGCATGTGACTGACTATTCCAACGCCTCAAGGACTATGATGTTCAATATTCATAGCCTGGACTGGGATGATGAGATCTTGGCTGAGTTGGGGATTCCGAAATCCATGTTGCCTTCTCCACGGCCCTCCAGCGAAGTCTATGGCCTTACAAGCCGGGAGATATTCGGGGCTGAGATCCCCATAGCAGGTGATGCTGGTGACCAGCAGGCGGCGTTGTTCGGGCAGGCGTGTTTTTCGCCCGGCATGGTAAAGAACACCTACGGAACTGGCTGTTTTATGCTGATGAATACTGGTCCGACAGCTTTCTCATCAACTCATGGTCTCTTGACGACCATAGCCTGGGGGATCGGCGATAAAGTGGAATATGCTCTGGAGGGCAGCATCTTCATTGCCGGGGCTGCAATTCAATGGCTCAGAGATGGCTTGAAGGTAATAGAAAGTGCCGCTGAATCTGAAGAAATGGCAAACAAGATTGCAGATACAGGAGGCGTATATCTAGTTCCTGCTTTTGTAGGCCTTGGAGCTCCGTATTGGGATATGTATGCTAGGGGAACGATAGTGGGAATCACACGGGGCACTGCCCGTGAACACCTCGTTAGGGCTGCGCTGGAATCCATAGCCTATCAGACCCGGGATGTTGTTGAATGCATGTCAGCCGACTCTGGTATAAATCCTAGGGTGCTAAGGGTTGATGGGGGAGCGGTCAGAAACAATTTCCTCATGCAATTCCAGTCCGATATCCTTGGCGTAGATGTTGAAAGGCCTTCTGTTATAGAAACCACCGCTTTAGGGGCGGCCTATCTGGCGGGTCTTGCCACTGGTTACTGGAGTTCTCAAGATGAGATCGCCAGTAAACGAAGAATAGACAGGGTATTTACACCGCAGATGAAGGATATTTCCCGGGAAAAACTTTACCGGGGATGGAAACGAGCTGTTGAAAGGGCTCTTAGCTGGGACACGGATTGATGGGAATGGAAGGAGGGGCAATGGCGGTTCATCCCCCCTTGCGAATGAGAGGAGATTGGCCCATCGGGATCACGATACCGGCGGGGGGTTTACCGCTTTTGTATCCAAATGAGTATACTCGAGGCTGACGTAGTAGTAATTGGTTCAGGAATAACCGGCTGCATGATTGCCCGTGAGTTATCCCGTTACAGGGTCAGCATAATCCTCCTTGAGAAGGGCTCTGATGTCGCTCAGGGATCTTCCAGGGCGAATACGGCAATAATCCATGCGGGCTATGACGCTGATCCCAGGACATGGAAGGGAAAGCTCAATGCCAAAGGAAATGCAATGTATCGCCAGCTGGCTGAGGAATTAGATGTCCATTTCTCGCAGATAGGATCTCTGGTCGTTGCCTTGGAAGAGTCTGAAATACCAATCCTCGAGGACCTAATGAAACGAGGTAGAGAAAACGGAGTGAAGGGTCTCGAGATTGTAAATCGAGAATGGCTCCTCAGGAGGGAGCCAAATCTCAACCCAAAGGCGCTAGCGGCATTATGGGCTCCGACAGCAGGCATCATATGCCCTTATGAGATGGTCATAGCTCTTGCGGAGAATGCCGTGGCCAATGGGGTTCGATTCCTCCGGGAAACCCCTGCAGCAGGGATTGTGGTTGAAGATGGACAAGTGAGAGGGGTTATGACGAATCGCGGCTTCATTAGGACAGGCTTTGTAGTGAACGCGGCCGGCCTCTATGCAGATGAAATAGCGAAAATGGCTGGGGATGACTCATTCAGGATCATCCCGCGTAAGGGTGAGTATCACGTACTGGATAAACGTGTGGGAAATCTAGTGAGAACTGTTCTATTTCCGGTGCCAACCAAGATTAGTAAAGGAGTGGTCGTCACCCCCACAGTCGATGGGAATATCCTTGTAGGGCCTGATGCTAGAGATGTGGATGATAAGGAAGATGTTTCGACAACGCCGGAAGGCCTTGCTGGCGTCATGAGAGAGGCCAGGAGACTCATACCCGATATCCCTGTCAGAGAAGCCATAACCCAGTATGCAGGCCTAAGGGCGGTTGCCACTGGAGATGATTTCATAATAGGTCCTTCCGAAAGGGTTAGAGGCTTCTTTAATGCTGCAGGAATCCAGTCTCCCGGGCTGTCTTCCGCGCCAGCGATTGCCGAGGTCATAATAGACATGCTTAGAGATACAGGCTTGAGGCTAGTGCCGAGGCCCGATTTCAACCCTGTCCGTAAAGGGATAAGGAGGTTTTCCCAGCTCTCGATGTCTGAGCGGGCAAAGGCCGTGTGGCGCAATCCGGATTATGGTCAGATCATCTGCCGCTGCGAACTCGTAACCAAGGCTGAGATCGTTGAAGCGATACGGAGATCTCCGGGGGCTACCACCATAGATGGAATCAAGATGCGAACAAGGGCGGGAATGGGAAGGTGTCAGGGGGGATTCTGTGGGCCGAGGGTTCTAGCCATTCTCTCACAAGAATTGAGGATTCCCCCCGAAAAGGTAACGAAAAACGGAGGTTCATCCTATATCTTGAACTGCAAAACCAAAGAACCTTTGTTGTATATCAAATAATGGAAAATCTGTATGCGATGAGGATGGTACACATGATCGATGGCGAAGACGAGATGATACCAACTATTCATTCAGATGTAGTGGTGATAGGCGGAGGACCTGCGGGTCTAGCCGCTGCTATCGCTGCTAAAGAAAATGGCGCTGACCGGGTCATGATCTTGGAGAGAGATAGGGAACTGGGGGGCATTCTTCAACAATGCATTCATACCGGCTTTGGTTTGCAGATATTCAAGGAGGAGCTTACAGGACCTGAATATGCCTCTAGGTTTATAGAGAGGGCCATGAATATTGGTGTGCAGTCGAGAACCAATACCATGGTGCTTGGGGTTCGAAAGGACCGGACGGTCCTGGCGGTCAACCCTGGTGATGGACTTGTGAGATATATAGCCGGGGCTGTAGTCCTTGCCATGGGCTGCCGGGAGAGGACGCGCGGGGCCCTGGCAATCCCAGGTACACGACCTGCAGGCATCTTCACCGCAGGAACGGTTCAAAGATACGTTAACATGGAAGGTTATATGCCCGGGCGAAAGATTGTGATCCTGGGCTCTGGAGATGTAGGCATGATCATGGCCAGGCGGCTTACCCTGGAGGGAGCGGAGGTCAAGGCTGTCATTGAGATATACCCTTACCCGGGTGGGCTTACGCGAAATGTGGTCCAGTGCCTCGAGGATTTTGGGATACCCCTTCTACTTTCTCATACAGTGACGAAAATAGAAGGGAGAGAGCGAGTTTCTTCTATCACTATCTCTAGAGTTGATGATGATCTCAAGCCGGTCCCCGGCACGGAAGAGGTCATAGAGTGCGATACTCTGTTATTGTCTGTGGGCCTCATACCCGAGAATGAGCTCTCAAGGGAACTGGGGATCGAGATTGACCCGCGCACTGGCGGACCGGTGGTCACGAATGAAATGGAGACTTCCATAGAAGGTATCTTCGCATGCGGAAATGCAGTTCATGTGAACGACCTTGTTGATAATGTGACCCGTGAAGGTATTGTCGCTGGCTCTTCCGCTGCTATCTACGCGCGCAAGGGCGCTTCAGCGGGTCGCAGGCTATTACAGATAGTCCCCGGCGAGGGTGTGAGATATGTTGTGCCTCAAAGGATAACTTTGATCCATGATGGCGATGCGGCAATGACCGGCGATAGCGGGGCTGCGAGGTTGAGCCTGAGGGTCGCAAGATCCATGATTTCGGCGCGGATCAATTTGGTGTCGCAGGGCCGGTCGATTCCCGTAGCAAGGAAAAGGCGAGCCCGTCCTTCAGAGATGATTGATCTCCCGCTCCGGCCCGATTTATTACGGGAGATCGCAACTGAGAAATCAGTCTTCCTGACGGCAGAAGAAGGTGTTTGATGCTCATGGGCGAATACGAGACTACAGAACGTAAGATCACATGCATTGTTTGCCCTGAGGGTTGTTCCATAAAGGTGTCTATACGCGGGGGTAGGGTTGATTCCATTGAGGGAGCTAAGTGTAAGAGGGGGGTAGAATATGCCTCAACAGAAGTGACGGCGCCCAGGAGGATATTGACTACCACGGTGAGGGTATCTGGCGGAACGCTCCCCGTTGCCCCGGTAAGAACATCCACCCCCATCCCGAAAGAATATATCCCGCTGGCCATGAGAGAGATCGCGAAAGTGGTGCTCGCAGCGCCACTTCGCCGCGGTGAAGTGGTCATCCGGGACCTGCTTGGAACGGGCGCTGATGTAATCGTGACTCGAAATCTCGATGCAACCAACGGCAGAATCTCGATGAAAGTGACGGCAGACCCCCTTCAGGGTATGCCACACGCTTGATGGTAGAACTGATGGCGGGCTCGCGGTTGATTGCAGACCGGTAGTCCGACAGCAAATCTGAAACCTGGAAGGTCGTGACCGGGATGAACCTGAGCGAGATCTTGGGTGGTAATCCCATTATTGCCGCAGTGAGACGCCGGGAGGATCTTGAAGATGCATTGAACAGCAGGGCAGGGGCTATTTTCATGCTTTCAGGAGAACTCTCGGACCTTATCGAGATGGTGAAGGCCGCGAGGCTCAAGGGAAAGCCCATATTCCTGCATATGGAACTCATAGGCGGGCTTTCACAAGATATGGCTGCCGTGAAATTCGTGGCACAAAAGGCGCAGCCGGCTGGCATAATAACTACCCGCAGCCATCTCATATCTTTCGCCAAAAAGGCCGGCCTTCTAACGATTCAGCGCCTTTTCATCCTTGATTCCCTGGCTGTCAGGACCGGAATCACAACGGCGCTCAATACGAAGCCAGATGCAGTGGAGGTTTTGCCGGGAATCTTGCCCAGGATGATAAGGCGACTGGCCGATGAATTCAAACAGCCACTCATAGCGGGTGGTTTGATCGAGTCAGGGGAGGATATATTGGACGCGTTGAATGCGGGGGCAGTGGCAGTGTCTTTAAGCAGAAAGGAGCTCTGGAATTTCGGGCCGTAGCGCAGGAATATCCAGGCTACGGCCCGGCGATTGTGATAATGGGACCAGCTCATTTTGCCGCGGCTTTCTCGTTTTGCGCCTTCTCAATCCTGGCCCACTCATCTTTAAGGTCCACAGTCCGGTTGAATACCAATCTGCCTGCAGAAGAATCTGGGTCAACACAGAAATATCCGAGCCTTTCGAATTGGTATCTGTCGCCCGGTTTCGCGCCGGACAGGGAAGGCTCAATCTTGCATGCCGGCAGGATTTTCAATGAATTCGGGTTTATGCAGGCCAGGAAATCCTCTTCTGCGCCTGGATCTTCTTTAGTGAAAAGCCTATCATACAAGCGTACCTCAGCCTCAAGAGCATGAGCGGACGAAACCCAGTGGAGAGTCGCCTTGACTTTCCGTTTATTCAGAGTTGTGCCCCCCCGAGTTTCCGGGTCATAGGTGCAATGAACCTCAACTACCTCGCCGGTCTTTTCGTCTTTAACCACTTCATTGCACTTGATGATATATGCATACCGCAGCCGCACCTCGCGTCCTGGAGCAAGACGGTAAAACTTCGGGGGAGGATCCTCTCTGAAATCATCCTGTTCGATATAGAGCACCCGGGAGAAAGGCACTTTCCGCGTTCCCATGGACGGGTCCTCAGGATTGTTCACCGCGTCAAGCCATTCCACTTGGCCTTCAGGATAGTTGTCGATGACCACCCGGAGAGGATGAAGAACAGCCATGACCCGTTGTGCCCGGCGGTTCAGATCCTCCCGGACGCAGTGTTCCAGAAGGGAGATGTCGACAACGCTGTTTGCCTTGGCAACGCCAATGCGGTCACAGAAGGCCCTGATAGACTCAGGTGTATAACCGCGCCGTCGCAAGCCCGAGAGGGTCGGCATCCGCGGATCGTCCCAGCCCGAGACGATGCCTTTCTTTACAAGTTCCAATAGCTTCCGTTTGCTCATCACCGTGAAATTGAGATTGAGGCGAGCAAACTCGATCTGCTTCGGCCGGCTCGGGACGTCGAGGTTTTCAATGAACCAATCATAGAGGGGACGATGATCCTCGAATTCAAGTGTGCAGATGGAATGGGTTATACCTTCCAATGCGTCTGAGATCGGATGGGCAAAGTCATACATTGGATAGATGCACCACTTGTCGCCGGTCCGGTGGTGCGTTGCCCTGAGGATGCGGTAAATGACCGGGTCTCGCATATTGAGATTCGGTGATGCCATATCGATCTTCGCTCGGAGGACGCGGGATCCATCCGGAAACTCCCCTGCCCGCATACGTGCGAAAAGGTCAAGGTTTTCCTCTACCGAGCGATTACGATACGGGCTATCCTTGCCCGGCTCGGTCAGTGTGCCACGATATTCCTTTATCTCATCCGGACTTAGGTCACAAACATAAGCCTTGCCTGCCTTGATGAGCTGGACCGCGTATTCATAGAGCTGCTCAAAATAATCAGACGCATAGAAAAGTCGGTCGTCCCAGTCAAAACCGAGCCAGCGGATGTCCTCTTTGATGGATTCGACATATTCAACATCTTCTTTACTCGGGTTGGTGTCGTCGAACCGCAGGTTGCATAGGCCCCCATACTTGGCGGCAAGACCGAAATTCAGGCAGATGGACTTGGCATGGCCTATATGCAGATAGCCATTGGGCTCAGGCGGAAAACGCGTATGAACCCGGCCGTCGTTCCTATTCTGCCTCAGATCCTCCTGGATGATGTCATCGATGAAATTCGTGGAAGTAGTGAAATTGGCCGGTCGGGTAGACATACAATTTCTCTCCTTCTATTTGAAAAAGCGTGAACACCTTTATCTTAGCATACCCCCTTTCATTGGTCTATAGAGCGCGGAGGCAAATATGCGCCGAGATGGGGTATGAAAAATTGACAGGGCTCGCCTCTACTGGTATAATAAGGATGGCAGCATGGCAATTCAATGTATATTGACGAGCGAGGTGGTCATGATGAAAGACCATTACATGGGGAAGTGCATGGGCACACAAGACAGCCGTGGAGCGCCGGATAACTTAGATGTGCCGGAAAACCCTGAGATGCTTGAAGAGACAGTCCCCCAATATACCTCTCTGGAATTACGCCTCACATATGAAGACTATTGCAAGATACCGTTCGGAGAAAGATATGAGCTCGTGGAAGGGGACCTGAGGAAGATGACACCAGCTCCATCAGTGTTTCATCAGGAAATCTCCGGCAGGATCGAGATGGCGTTGAGGCAATGGGTCGGGGACCGTAAATTAGGTAAGGTATATTACTCCCCCATTGATGTGGTCTTGAGCAGGCATAATGTTGTCCAGCCTGATATATTGTTCATCTCGCGTGAAAGACTCGGGATAATCAAGGAGGCATGTATCCGAGGCGCCCCCGATCTGGTAATCGAGATCCTCTCGCCTTCCACGGAGGAATGGGACCGGATTATCAAGCGTCAAATCTATGGTCGTTATGGTGTGCGTGAATACTGGATCGTAGATCCCGAGGGTCGCAGCATCGAGGTTACCGCGCATAACAGCAAAGAGCTCGCTACAGTGCAGATTTACTCCTCGGGGATGACATTGTCGAGCCCTCTGCTATGCGGTTTCGCGTTAGAGATAGATGATGTCTTCCGCCCATAGGAAGGAGATGCCTGCATATCCAGCCATCCCCTGGCCGATATACATCATATTCGGGCGTCTGATGCTATCGCGCGGCCAAAGATTTATTCTTTTCTGTAAACATATTGCTTAGGATGCTTAGAGCCCGTCGAAGTGAGGTGTCCCTGTTCTATAAGGTCTTTGATGTCATTGTAGGCGGTCGCCGCGCTTACCTGAAAATGCTCCTGGTAGCTACTGATGGTCCAAATACATCCCTGCTGGGCAAGGAGAAGCGCCTCGCGGTGACGGCCCAGACGATCTTTGACATAGACAGGAGCGGCGGCATTCCCTTCTACAGGATCTTCAGCCACAATGCTTGTTTGGGAAGTCGTCGGAACAATGCCGGACGGGGAGTAGGACGCGTGGGCCGTCTCCTCGGGGTCAGTCTGCCGCCAACTGTCGGGATCCAGACCTTCCTGGGTTTCCTTTTGGGTTTCAATCTGCCCCCGCAAGACAACCGCTGCAGCCGACAACCAGCGATAGGCCATATCCTGGGCCATACCTCGGGTTTCAGCAAAAATCCACTGGACGTTTGGGTACTCTGCTTGCAACGCGGCCACCAGGTTCAGCAACCATCCCGTAGAGACGCCACCCTTCTTTTCAGCCTTTACAAGGTCGCTGAGTCGTCCCTCTATTACAAGGCATCCTCGAGGCAGGCTGCTCAACTCTACTAGCTGCATTCGCAGGGTGCCCGATGAGAGAGCGCCGGCCAAATCCGCTACTGTTTTGCGCTCTACTGCCGCTATGAGCCTGTTCCCGAAAAAGATACCATAGTCGCCTGTGGGGAGTTCCCTGCGCTCCGTATATGCATGCTGGTGCGGGAATTTCCATGGATAACGTTCTCTATGATCTATGGCAATCGAGACTGTGCGTCGCTCGAGGCCCCTGGCCGTCGGCACCCGGATGCCGGGTCTGGCTGCCTGCATGGTCTGTTGGGTCCGCCAAAAGATCAATGTGCGTCCCTTGCTTTCTGTCCAGATAAACATGGAGCGGCGTCGCTGGCGTCGTTTCAGCACCAAATGCACGGCTTTGCCGGCCCGCCGGCATGATTGAACGGGCACTGCCTCAAGGACTTCCAATTTCTCTGGCCAGCTCTCCAATTGATAGCAGAAGAGATCCCGGCCAGTAGGCCAGGTGTCCGATGTAGCTAAAACGAGCGGCGCTTCCCCGGCCACAGGTAAGCATGCCAGATATGGTAGTCTGGCGTTGGGCTTAGGATTGCGGGCAATGATGAACATGGGCGCATGGCACTCATTATCCGAGATCAAAGGGCCTCACCACCTTCATTATCAGCTACGCTCGCTCGATCCATACGGTCATCGGCGCGACCTCCCTGTTTGCCCAGGCGAAGTAGGGTATCGCTTTAAGCGCGACTTTCTTGGTGTCACTCTCAACAACATCTTCAATGGGCATGTATAGAGCGGCGGGTAATTCCAAGGGCACTTCTCCTGGGCATTTAATTGTGGCCACCCCGCCCAGGAGATCTTCTTCATATTGGACTTTGATATCGTCCGGATGATCTATAGTGACCCTGGCATCTAGCACCGGCACCTCTGGATTGTCGACCCCCTCAAAGCAATAGACAATGGGCCCCCGCAATAGCGCGACGCTATTTCGATTTTCCACTACCCTGGGGTGGCTAACCATAAAAACAGGTTCCATTGTCATCTGCAATGAGATTCTATCTCCCTTATTCCAGCATCGCCTTAGCTCTAGGTAACCATTGGATTCAATAGCGCTGGCGTGACTACGAGACTCACCCGCGTTAGCTAACTTTCCGCCGACTATGTCTCCGTTGATCGCTATTGTATATTTTTTACACCATCCGGGAACTCGCAGG is drawn from Bacillota bacterium and contains these coding sequences:
- a CDS encoding YigZ family protein, with the translated sequence MEIGEIISVAQKAQAELIVKKSRFIGQVAPVSGEGEACDFIEDIRSQHKGANHNVFAYRIGPGAEIERCSDDGEPAGTAGRPVLDVLKRNNITNAVIVVTRYFGGIPLGAPGLVRAYSQCARMGIEAAGIRRRSLHDILAIRVDYEWLGKARHLIETSGGVIRDAHYTDAVELVAESPKGDTERIVSGLRDLTGGRAEIHFKGVAFL
- the glpK gene encoding glycerol kinase GlpK; translation: MALDQGTTSSRAIIFDRDGNIIGMANDEFEQIYPRPSWVEHRPLDIWNSQVSVARKAIDQAHIAPSDIAAIGIANQRETAIVWERETGEPLHNAIVWQCRRTASICDELKQKGWSERIQQKTGLVIDAYFSATKLKWLLDTMPGLRKRAEKGEVLFGNVDTWLIWKLTGGRVHVTDYSNASRTMMFNIHSLDWDDEILAELGIPKSMLPSPRPSSEVYGLTSREIFGAEIPIAGDAGDQQAALFGQACFSPGMVKNTYGTGCFMLMNTGPTAFSSTHGLLTTIAWGIGDKVEYALEGSIFIAGAAIQWLRDGLKVIESAAESEEMANKIADTGGVYLVPAFVGLGAPYWDMYARGTIVGITRGTAREHLVRAALESIAYQTRDVVECMSADSGINPRVLRVDGGAVRNNFLMQFQSDILGVDVERPSVIETTALGAAYLAGLATGYWSSQDEIASKRRIDRVFTPQMKDISREKLYRGWKRAVERALSWDTD
- a CDS encoding NAD(P)/FAD-dependent oxidoreductase, with product MSILEADVVVIGSGITGCMIARELSRYRVSIILLEKGSDVAQGSSRANTAIIHAGYDADPRTWKGKLNAKGNAMYRQLAEELDVHFSQIGSLVVALEESEIPILEDLMKRGRENGVKGLEIVNREWLLRREPNLNPKALAALWAPTAGIICPYEMVIALAENAVANGVRFLRETPAAGIVVEDGQVRGVMTNRGFIRTGFVVNAAGLYADEIAKMAGDDSFRIIPRKGEYHVLDKRVGNLVRTVLFPVPTKISKGVVVTPTVDGNILVGPDARDVDDKEDVSTTPEGLAGVMREARRLIPDIPVREAITQYAGLRAVATGDDFIIGPSERVRGFFNAAGIQSPGLSSAPAIAEVIIDMLRDTGLRLVPRPDFNPVRKGIRRFSQLSMSERAKAVWRNPDYGQIICRCELVTKAEIVEAIRRSPGATTIDGIKMRTRAGMGRCQGGFCGPRVLAILSQELRIPPEKVTKNGGSSYILNCKTKEPLLYIK
- a CDS encoding FAD-dependent oxidoreductase is translated as MIPTIHSDVVVIGGGPAGLAAAIAAKENGADRVMILERDRELGGILQQCIHTGFGLQIFKEELTGPEYASRFIERAMNIGVQSRTNTMVLGVRKDRTVLAVNPGDGLVRYIAGAVVLAMGCRERTRGALAIPGTRPAGIFTAGTVQRYVNMEGYMPGRKIVILGSGDVGMIMARRLTLEGAEVKAVIEIYPYPGGLTRNVVQCLEDFGIPLLLSHTVTKIEGRERVSSITISRVDDDLKPVPGTEEVIECDTLLLSVGLIPENELSRELGIEIDPRTGGPVVTNEMETSIEGIFACGNAVHVNDLVDNVTREGIVAGSSAAIYARKGASAGRRLLQIVPGEGVRYVVPQRITLIHDGDAAMTGDSGAARLSLRVARSMISARINLVSQGRSIPVARKRRARPSEMIDLPLRPDLLREIATEKSVFLTAEEGV
- a CDS encoding DUF1667 domain-containing protein — protein: MGEYETTERKITCIVCPEGCSIKVSIRGGRVDSIEGAKCKRGVEYASTEVTAPRRILTTTVRVSGGTLPVAPVRTSTPIPKEYIPLAMREIAKVVLAAPLRRGEVVIRDLLGTGADVIVTRNLDATNGRISMKVTADPLQGMPHA
- a CDS encoding glycerol-3-phosphate responsive antiterminator, with amino-acid sequence MNLSEILGGNPIIAAVRRREDLEDALNSRAGAIFMLSGELSDLIEMVKAARLKGKPIFLHMELIGGLSQDMAAVKFVAQKAQPAGIITTRSHLISFAKKAGLLTIQRLFILDSLAVRTGITTALNTKPDAVEVLPGILPRMIRRLADEFKQPLIAGGLIESGEDILDALNAGAVAVSLSRKELWNFGP
- a CDS encoding glutamine--tRNA ligase/YqeY domain fusion protein — its product is MSTRPANFTTSTNFIDDIIQEDLRQNRNDGRVHTRFPPEPNGYLHIGHAKSICLNFGLAAKYGGLCNLRFDDTNPSKEDVEYVESIKEDIRWLGFDWDDRLFYASDYFEQLYEYAVQLIKAGKAYVCDLSPDEIKEYRGTLTEPGKDSPYRNRSVEENLDLFARMRAGEFPDGSRVLRAKIDMASPNLNMRDPVIYRILRATHHRTGDKWCIYPMYDFAHPISDALEGITHSICTLEFEDHRPLYDWFIENLDVPSRPKQIEFARLNLNFTVMSKRKLLELVKKGIVSGWDDPRMPTLSGLRRRGYTPESIRAFCDRIGVAKANSVVDISLLEHCVREDLNRRAQRVMAVLHPLRVVIDNYPEGQVEWLDAVNNPEDPSMGTRKVPFSRVLYIEQDDFREDPPPKFYRLAPGREVRLRYAYIIKCNEVVKDEKTGEVVEVHCTYDPETRGGTTLNKRKVKATLHWVSSAHALEAEVRLYDRLFTKEDPGAEEDFLACINPNSLKILPACKIEPSLSGAKPGDRYQFERLGYFCVDPDSSAGRLVFNRTVDLKDEWARIEKAQNEKAAAK
- a CDS encoding Uma2 family endonuclease encodes the protein MTSEVVMMKDHYMGKCMGTQDSRGAPDNLDVPENPEMLEETVPQYTSLELRLTYEDYCKIPFGERYELVEGDLRKMTPAPSVFHQEISGRIEMALRQWVGDRKLGKVYYSPIDVVLSRHNVVQPDILFISRERLGIIKEACIRGAPDLVIEILSPSTEEWDRIIKRQIYGRYGVREYWIVDPEGRSIEVTAHNSKELATVQIYSSGMTLSSPLLCGFALEIDDVFRP